In the Synergistaceae bacterium genome, one interval contains:
- a CDS encoding glycosyltransferase, producing the protein MQPLISVIVPVYNVEKYLNKCIDSIVKQTYTNLEIILVDDGSPDNCPAMCDEWANKDSRIKVIHKENGRETRARNAGLNIMTGTLVGFIDSDDYILPEMYENLYNALIENDADLSICSYSRVDENDNPIPRKNKMKESIKVVSRNEALSSFITSPFAAEYGVLWTKLYKSEIFNGLRFPTQIYRHEDTATIHRIIGACNKIVLLNQVLYVYRKNSNGLTGTLKRTKFDIREFHDRKFIAFDRYNYYMSINRPDLAKTAWKTAHFALAYTLKRVNYLEI; encoded by the coding sequence ATGCAGCCGCTAATTTCCGTTATTGTACCAGTTTATAATGTCGAGAAATATTTAAACAAGTGCATTGACAGCATAGTGAAGCAGACTTATACGAATCTCGAAATAATTTTAGTTGATGACGGCTCCCCAGATAACTGTCCGGCAATGTGCGACGAATGGGCAAATAAAGACTCGCGAATCAAAGTTATTCACAAAGAAAACGGCAGAGAAACAAGAGCAAGAAATGCAGGACTCAACATCATGACGGGGACTCTTGTGGGCTTCATTGACAGTGATGATTATATTTTGCCGGAAATGTACGAAAATTTATATAATGCCCTAATCGAGAATGACGCAGATTTGAGCATATGCAGTTATTCGCGCGTTGATGAAAACGATAACCCCATTCCACGCAAAAATAAAATGAAAGAGTCAATTAAAGTTGTATCGCGCAATGAGGCTTTATCGTCGTTCATTACTTCACCGTTTGCAGCAGAGTACGGCGTTTTATGGACAAAATTATATAAATCTGAAATATTTAACGGGCTTCGATTTCCAACACAAATTTACAGGCACGAAGACACAGCTACTATACATAGAATAATAGGTGCTTGCAATAAAATAGTTTTGCTGAATCAAGTTTTATACGTTTACCGGAAAAATAGCAATGGACTCACAGGCACATTAAAGCGCACAAAATTTGACATTCGAGAGTTCCACGACAGAAAATTTATAGCCTTCGACCGTTATAATTATTACATGAGCATTAATAGACCCGACTTAGCAAAAACTGCATGGAAAACCGCACATTTTGCACTGGCTTATACTTTGAAGCGCGTAAACTATCTCGAAATATAA
- a CDS encoding glycosyltransferase family 2 protein, with the protein MTQPLISVIVPVYKVEKYLNKCVESIVNQTYKNQEIILVDDGSPDNCPAMCDEWAKKDSRVKVIHKKNGGLSSARNAGLDIMTGSLVSFIDSDDYVGPEMHERLYNLMQEYDADMSICAGIDVFEDKPEPDIKGRPITIKLLSREEALRMLVCNRLTVIAPTKLYKSEIFDSIRFPEGVLYEDYATAHKTYGVCNKIILSNEIFYFYLKRDDSIVGRSAQNIFDKHKFQYTLFAFNERYNYFMGINRPDLAGLVTKCDNYTHALGLMERLNYWQFRKELSPFMRETIYRLIKTGKFSYWLRVGKLSLYWLRSLFRPYIKQENS; encoded by the coding sequence TGTTTATAAAGTCGAGAAATATTTAAATAAGTGTGTCGAAAGCATTGTTAATCAGACATACAAGAATCAGGAAATAATTTTAGTTGATGACGGCTCCCCAGATAACTGTCCGGCAATGTGCGACGAATGGGCAAAGAAAGACTCGCGAGTTAAAGTCATTCACAAGAAAAACGGCGGACTCTCAAGCGCAAGAAATGCAGGACTCGACATCATGACGGGGAGTCTAGTCAGCTTCATTGACAGTGATGATTACGTCGGGCCGGAAATGCACGAGAGATTATATAATTTAATGCAGGAATATGACGCGGATATGAGCATTTGTGCAGGTATTGACGTTTTCGAGGATAAGCCCGAACCGGACATTAAAGGCCGTCCAATCACGATAAAATTATTGTCGCGCGAAGAGGCTTTAAGAATGCTTGTTTGCAATAGATTAACTGTTATAGCTCCTACGAAATTATATAAGAGTGAAATTTTTGACTCTATACGTTTTCCTGAAGGAGTGCTTTACGAGGACTACGCAACAGCTCATAAAACTTACGGAGTCTGCAATAAAATAATTTTGAGCAACGAAATTTTTTACTTCTATCTTAAACGCGATGACAGCATAGTTGGACGATCTGCGCAAAATATTTTCGATAAACATAAATTTCAATACACATTATTTGCATTTAATGAACGTTATAATTATTTCATGGGCATTAACAGACCCGATTTAGCAGGACTTGTTACAAAGTGCGATAATTATACTCATGCATTGGGACTAATGGAACGCTTAAATTATTGGCAGTTCAGGAAAGAATTATCACCCTTTATGCGCGAGACAATTTATAGATTAATCAAGACCGGAAAATTTTCATACTGGCTGAGAGTCGGCAAACTTTCGCTTTATTGGTTGCGCAGCTTATTTCGGCCGTACATCAAGCAGGAGAACTCATAA